In Paenibacillus durus, the DNA window CGTATGCCGGCCCCTGCTGTCATCCTCCCTCACTTCCTGGGTAAGCTGAAGATCGGCGCCGCAGAGCCAGTTGACCATTGTCGACTTGCCGCAGCCCGAAGACCCGGTCAGGGCGATCGTCCGTCCTTCGCCGATATAGGGCAGCAAAGCATCGCGTCCGCAGTCCGTATGCGCGCTTACCGCATGAACGGGAACCCCCGGAGCCGCCATTTCCATCTCCGCTATTTTGGAACCCGGATCATCGCATAAATCCGCCTTGGTCAGCAGAATAACCGGTGACGCGCCGCTGTTCCAGGCCATAATGAGATATCTTTCCATCCGCCGGAGATTATAATCATCATTGAGCGCGCTGACCAGAAACAGGGTATCCACATTGGCGGCTACGATCTGCTCTTTCGGCTGCGTTCCGGCGGCCTTTCTGGATATCACACTGCGGCGGGGAAGCAAGCCATGGATGATTGCCTGCCCACCCTCCGCTAGCTTGACCGCGCTCCAGTCGCCGATAGCGGGGAAATCGCCGGAAGCTTCCAGCGAGTGCCGCAGCCTGCCCGACAGTTCTCCCCATCGTTCTCCTGCATCCGTCAATATCCGGTATTTGCTTCCGAAATCACCAACAACCCGCCCGGGAGTAAGAACCTCTCTGTCCGCTTGTTGCCCTGCTATACCATTCCATTGATTGATCCAATATTCATTCCATCCGTATTGCCGTATCGTCATGCGATACCTCCACTCATTTATTTTTCTTCTTGCAGATTCCTTCATTATTCTGCCGGGAACCGCGCCGCATGCCTTGAACATAGTGCGTTTTGGACGCAAAAAAACCCGCCGGAGCAAGTACGTTCCGGCGGGCGGTGACAGGCAAGGTCTCTTAGCTAAGAGACTCCTTGGCCTGCCTAACCTGGCGTGCGCTGCGGCGATGTCCTCTGGACGCCAAGCCGCTGCTCACATGCACATGCGGACAGACTTCTAGAGAGTCTTATACGCATATGCAAAAAAGCCGCCGGAACCGATACGGTCCCCGGCGGCGCTGATGGCATACGAAACATGCGCGCTTATGCTGCGGCGTCTACCCCACGCTCACAGCCTGTTCCCGGAAGACACGTATCCTGAGCAGTAACAACCGACAAGACCCAAGCCGTATAAACTGTCATAATACATCCTCTCCTTCCGGTAATATATGGTG includes these proteins:
- the rsgA gene encoding ribosome small subunit-dependent GTPase A translates to MTIRQYGWNEYWINQWNGIAGQQADREVLTPGRVVGDFGSKYRILTDAGERWGELSGRLRHSLEASGDFPAIGDWSAVKLAEGGQAIIHGLLPRRSVISRKAAGTQPKEQIVAANVDTLFLVSALNDDYNLRRMERYLIMAWNSGASPVILLTKADLCDDPGSKIAEMEMAAPGVPVHAVSAHTDCGRDALLPYIGEGRTIALTGSSGCGKSTMVNWLCGADLQLTQEVREDDSRGRHTTTRRELFLLPDGGVIIDTPGMRELQLWEDEGGLDLAFADIAQLAVRCRYADCRHEREEGCAVLEAVESGELEARRLQSYHKTQRELVYQTAKEAKSKRKGGAGSGQKAASSRSRKYGWRRELED